One genomic segment of Sminthopsis crassicaudata isolate SCR6 chromosome 4, ASM4859323v1, whole genome shotgun sequence includes these proteins:
- the LOC141541310 gene encoding olfactory receptor 2T29-like — MWLENQTMGTDFILLGLFNQSKYPTLFYSLIFIIFLVALTGNATLILLIQSDHHLHTPMYFFISQLSLMDMMYISVTVPKMLLDQVIGIQNISAPSCGMQMFLYLTLVGAEFFLLAIMSYDRYMAICYPLRYPILMSHRVCILLATICWFLGSIDGFILTPITMTFPFCKSREIHHFFCEVPALLKLSCSDISLYETVMYLCCVLMLLIPLIIISSSYFLILLTVFKMNSGIGCRKALLTCSSHITIVILFYGAAVYNYMLPASFHTAEKDMMISVFYTILTPVLNPLIYSLRNKDVIAALKKVL, encoded by the coding sequence ATGTGGTTGGAGAATCAAACGATGGGGACTGATTTCATCTTGCTGGGGCTTTTTAACCAAAGCAAATACCCTACTCTTTTCTACtcactaatatttattattttcttagtaGCTCTAACTGGGAATGCTACTTTGATCCTTTTGATTCAAAGTGATCATCACCTTCACACACCCATGTACTTTTTCATCAGTCAGCTTTCCCTCATGGACATGATGTATATCTCTGTCACTGTGCCCAAGATGCTGTTGGATCAGGtgattggaattcaaaatatctCAGCCCCAAGCTGTGGGATGCAGATGTTCCTTTATTTAACACTTGTGGGAGCAGAATTCTTTCTTTTGGCAATCATGTCTTATGACAGGTATATGGCCATTTGTTATCCTCTTCGCTATCCCATCCTCATGAGTCACAGAGTTTGCATACTTCTTGCAACTATCTGTTGGTTCTTGGGCTCTATTGATGGTTTCATACTTACCCCCATCACCATGacttttccattttgtaaatcCAGAGAGATCCATCATTTCTTCTGTGAGGTCCCTGCCTTGTTGAAACTCTCCTGTTCAGATATTTCACTTTATGAGACTGTCATGTACCTGTGCTGTGTCCTTATGCTCCTCATCcctttaataattatttcaagtTCTTACTTCCTTATTCTCCTTACAGTCTTTAAGATGAATTCAGGTATAGGTTGTAGGAAAGCATTACTTACATGTTCCTCTCATATAACTATTGTCATTCTGTTTTATGGAGCTGCTGTCTATAACTATATGCTCCCTGCTTCTTTTCATACTGCTGAAAAGGACATGATGATTTCTGTCTTTTACACTATTCTAACACCTGTACTAAATCCTCTCATTTATAGCCTCAGGAATAAAGATGTCATAGCAGCTTTAAAAAAAGTGTTATAG